The following proteins come from a genomic window of Hymenobacter canadensis:
- a CDS encoding M56 family metallopeptidase, translating to MPALLLYLLQMQGALLLLLAVYYGLLRRLTFHQLNRGYLLAALALAAVYPLLDLGWLRPAVAPAAPLAQVLTAWPAAAGVAAPAASGLDYGAWLLAAYGLGATVLLLQLLVQVASLWRLHRASRPAEAAGVRFRAVMGEVSPFSFGRAIYLNPAHHAPTELPVVLLHEQVHVRQAHTLDVLLGHLHRVLAWASPAAWLWLRATQENLEFIADAAVLHESQLAPKQYQYSLVRLSTLAAGPALVTPFSFIILKNRIRMMNSRPSARRQLLRYAAVLPVALGLLLTTAATQATAAEPQQTSRTAAPLYFVDGKRVAESELSKLDPKAIESMNVLKGEAAVKAFGAEAADGAILVITKQNKNSAEVKAFMQQYSIVLDPTVSNAKPSLYFLDGQPSTQQAINALNRRTIASVNVVKGPDATSVFGVGAADGVMVVVTKRNVSSETVAEFNRRYNIQPPVVPVPPVQP from the coding sequence ATGCCTGCGCTGCTTCTGTATCTGCTGCAAATGCAGGGGGCGCTGCTGCTGTTGCTGGCCGTGTACTACGGGCTGTTGCGCCGGCTCACGTTTCACCAGCTCAACCGAGGTTATCTGCTGGCGGCGCTGGCTCTGGCGGCCGTTTACCCATTGCTGGATCTGGGCTGGCTGCGGCCCGCCGTGGCCCCGGCCGCGCCGCTGGCGCAAGTGCTGACCGCCTGGCCTGCTGCGGCCGGCGTGGCCGCTCCGGCTGCTTCTGGCCTCGACTATGGCGCGTGGCTGCTGGCCGCCTACGGCCTGGGCGCGACGGTGCTGCTGCTGCAACTGTTGGTGCAGGTTGCCTCACTGTGGCGGTTGCACCGGGCTTCCCGGCCGGCGGAGGCGGCAGGCGTGCGGTTTCGGGCGGTGATGGGGGAGGTGAGTCCGTTTTCGTTTGGGCGCGCCATCTACCTCAACCCGGCCCACCACGCGCCCACTGAGCTGCCGGTGGTGTTGCTGCACGAGCAGGTGCACGTGCGCCAGGCCCACACGCTGGATGTGCTGCTGGGCCACCTGCACCGGGTGCTGGCCTGGGCCAGTCCGGCGGCCTGGCTGTGGCTGCGTGCCACCCAGGAAAACCTGGAGTTCATTGCCGATGCCGCCGTGCTGCACGAAAGCCAGCTGGCCCCGAAACAGTATCAATACAGTCTGGTCCGGCTCAGTACGCTGGCCGCCGGCCCGGCTTTAGTCACGCCTTTTTCCTTTATCATCCTCAAAAACCGTATCCGTATGATGAATTCCCGTCCTTCCGCCCGGCGCCAGCTGTTGCGCTACGCTGCTGTGCTGCCCGTAGCCTTGGGCCTGCTCCTGACCACCGCCGCCACCCAGGCTACTGCTGCAGAGCCACAGCAGACCAGCCGGACTGCCGCGCCTCTTTATTTTGTGGATGGCAAGCGGGTTGCTGAAAGCGAGCTGAGCAAACTAGACCCCAAAGCCATTGAGAGCATGAACGTGCTGAAAGGCGAGGCTGCTGTCAAAGCGTTTGGCGCTGAGGCCGCTGACGGCGCTATTCTCGTCATCACGAAGCAGAACAAAAATTCGGCAGAGGTGAAGGCTTTCATGCAGCAGTACAGCATCGTGCTGGACCCAACCGTGTCGAATGCCAAGCCCAGCCTGTACTTCCTCGACGGCCAGCCTTCCACCCAGCAGGCCATCAATGCCCTCAACCGCCGCACCATTGCCAGTGTGAACGTGGTGAAGGGGCCCGACGCCACCAGTGTTTTTGGCGTCGGCGCCGCGGATGGCGTGATGGTCGTGGTGACCAAGCGCAACGTGAGTTCCGAAACCGTGGCCGAGTTCAACCGCCGCTACAACATCCAGCCGCCGGTGGTGCCGGTGCCCCCGGTGCAGCCCTAG
- a CDS encoding BlaI/MecI/CopY family transcriptional regulator, which yields MERLTQPEEEAMRGFWQLGGGFIKEVLELLPEPRPPYTTLASTVRNLERKNYLTSRKLGNTFRFVPSVTAEEYRRRFLGTFVGDYFRNSYKELVSFFAQEQKISPEELQDIIDMIENRKTRP from the coding sequence ATGGAACGATTAACTCAACCCGAGGAAGAGGCCATGCGGGGCTTCTGGCAGCTGGGCGGCGGCTTCATCAAGGAAGTGCTGGAGCTACTGCCCGAGCCACGCCCGCCCTACACCACGCTGGCCTCCACGGTGCGCAACCTGGAGCGCAAAAACTACCTGACCAGCCGCAAGCTGGGCAACACCTTCCGGTTCGTGCCCAGCGTCACGGCCGAGGAATACCGGCGGCGCTTCCTGGGCACCTTCGTGGGCGACTACTTCCGCAATTCCTATAAGGAACTGGTGTCGTTCTTCGCCCAGGAACAGAAAATCAGCCCCGAGGAGCTGCAGGACATCATCGACATGATTGAAAACCGCAAAACCCGGCCCTGA
- a CDS encoding M13 family metallopeptidase, whose product MTPQRTFLLSLGTAAGMALAGCAASTPATTATTPAATPATTDATATAQLGPVLPGVGIDPANIDKSVNPCDDFFQYASGTWLKNNPIPAAESRWSSWNGLINQNEAVMRQILETSAANKTAAKGTNLQKVGDYYATAMDSMAIDKAGLKYLQPELARINAVKDLRGLQIELVRAQRLQTRSVFGLGVNQDRKKSDEYALYLSQGGLSLPDRDYYLKDDARSKTIRTAYTTYLTNTFKMLGESPAVAAKSAATVLRLETRLAKASKDRVALRDPYANYNKMTVAEAAQKYPNLGLPVMLPALGLNSAKEVIVGQPEFLQEASTALKQEPLGDWKTYLRWHLTSSLMSALPQSFGDESFRFQQVLSGAKQQQPRWKRMLRATDGALGEAFGQLYVDKAFAPETKVKAQQMVANIKEAMGEHIRGLEWMSAATKEEAIKKLNSFTVKIGYPDKWKDYSALSMSRESYLKNVLAAREWESKDNLSRYGKPIDREVWGMTPPTVNAYYNSSLNEIVFPAGIMQPPFFDPKADDAVNYGGMGAVIGHEITHGFDDRGRQSDAQGNLRDWWTKEDAAEFTKRADMVGAQYSAFQPLDSVFVNGKLTMGENLADFGGLALAYSALEKELQKKYGSNPRPRYDGFTPEQRFFLGWAQVWRTNARPEYIRQQVLTDSHSPAQYRTNGPLMNMPQFYEAFGCKEDAKMVRAQNVRANIW is encoded by the coding sequence ATGACCCCACAACGCACCTTCCTGCTCTCCCTGGGCACGGCAGCCGGCATGGCCCTGGCCGGCTGTGCGGCCAGTACGCCTGCTACCACCGCCACCACGCCCGCCGCTACGCCGGCTACGACTGATGCTACGGCCACGGCCCAGCTCGGCCCGGTACTGCCCGGCGTCGGTATTGATCCGGCCAATATTGATAAGTCGGTAAATCCCTGCGACGACTTCTTCCAATACGCTTCGGGCACCTGGCTGAAGAACAACCCGATTCCGGCCGCCGAGTCGCGCTGGAGCTCCTGGAACGGGCTCATCAACCAGAATGAGGCCGTGATGCGCCAGATTCTGGAAACTTCGGCCGCCAACAAAACCGCCGCCAAGGGCACCAACCTGCAGAAAGTTGGCGACTATTACGCCACGGCCATGGACTCCATGGCCATCGACAAAGCCGGCCTGAAGTACCTGCAGCCAGAACTGGCCCGCATCAACGCGGTGAAAGACTTGCGCGGGCTGCAAATCGAGCTGGTGCGCGCTCAGCGTCTGCAAACCCGCTCGGTGTTCGGACTGGGCGTGAACCAGGACCGCAAAAAGAGCGACGAGTACGCCCTCTACCTCAGCCAGGGCGGCCTCAGCCTGCCCGACCGGGACTACTACCTCAAGGATGATGCCCGCTCCAAAACCATCCGCACGGCCTACACCACCTACCTTACCAACACGTTCAAGATGCTGGGTGAGAGCCCGGCCGTGGCCGCCAAAAGCGCTGCTACGGTGCTGCGCCTCGAAACCCGGCTCGCCAAAGCCAGCAAGGACCGCGTAGCCCTGCGCGACCCGTACGCCAACTACAACAAGATGACGGTGGCCGAAGCCGCCCAGAAATACCCCAACCTGGGGCTGCCCGTGATGCTGCCCGCTTTGGGCCTCAACTCGGCTAAAGAGGTGATTGTGGGCCAGCCCGAGTTCCTGCAGGAAGCCAGCACGGCCCTCAAGCAGGAGCCCCTCGGCGACTGGAAAACCTACCTGCGCTGGCACCTCACCTCGTCGCTGATGTCGGCGCTGCCGCAGTCGTTTGGCGACGAGAGCTTCCGGTTCCAGCAGGTGCTGAGCGGCGCCAAGCAGCAGCAGCCTCGCTGGAAGCGCATGCTTCGCGCCACCGATGGCGCGCTGGGCGAAGCCTTCGGCCAGCTCTATGTGGACAAGGCCTTCGCGCCCGAAACCAAGGTGAAGGCTCAGCAAATGGTGGCCAACATCAAGGAAGCCATGGGCGAGCATATCCGCGGCCTAGAGTGGATGAGCGCCGCCACTAAGGAGGAAGCCATCAAGAAGCTCAACTCCTTCACCGTCAAAATCGGCTACCCTGACAAATGGAAGGACTATTCGGCCCTCTCGATGAGCCGCGAATCGTACCTGAAAAATGTGCTGGCCGCCCGCGAGTGGGAGTCGAAGGACAACCTGAGCCGCTACGGCAAGCCGATTGACCGCGAAGTGTGGGGCATGACCCCGCCCACGGTGAATGCCTACTACAACTCCTCGCTCAACGAAATCGTGTTTCCGGCCGGCATCATGCAGCCGCCGTTCTTCGACCCTAAGGCCGACGACGCGGTAAACTACGGCGGCATGGGCGCAGTTATTGGCCACGAAATCACCCACGGCTTCGACGACCGGGGCCGGCAGTCGGATGCCCAGGGTAACCTGCGCGACTGGTGGACCAAGGAAGATGCGGCCGAATTCACGAAGCGCGCCGACATGGTGGGCGCCCAATACTCGGCCTTCCAGCCCCTGGATTCGGTGTTCGTGAACGGTAAGCTCACGATGGGCGAAAACCTGGCCGACTTCGGCGGCCTCGCCCTGGCCTACTCGGCCCTGGAAAAGGAACTGCAGAAGAAATACGGCAGCAACCCGCGCCCCCGCTACGACGGCTTCACGCCCGAGCAGCGCTTCTTCCTGGGTTGGGCCCAGGTGTGGCGCACCAACGCCCGCCCCGAATACATCCGCCAGCAGGTCCTCACCGACTCGCACTCCCCGGCCCAGTACCGCACCAACGGCCCACTCATGAACATGCCCCAGTTCTACGAGGCCTTCGGCTGCAAGGAAGACGCCAAAATGGTCCGCGCCCAGAACGTGCGCGCCAACATCTGGTAG
- a CDS encoding M13 family metallopeptidase, which produces MKHLSAPNRAGAAALLLALAGCATTQPAATSTTATPPATAVASVSGGRSINPQDVDRSVSACEDFFRFSGGNWLKNNPIPAYASSWAPRNELNDRTQATLRRILEDAAADRAATPGSNRQKVGDYYAVGMDSVGLEKAGLTYLKPELARIAAVKDRPGLLTEVARQQTLGTGAFFRAGVTPDRKNSSVYAVNMSQGGLGMPDRDYYLKDDARSKTVRAAYVTYLTNIFKLLGDAEATAAAKAATVVRVETRLARASKDRVSLRDPYASYNKMTVAEADKQFANLQPSALLKRNGLGAAQEVIVGQPEFFKEVSAVLKEEPLADLKTYLSWQLVSSVPAALPQAFSDEAFRFAQVQSGAKQQPTRWKRMLSATDGTLGEAFGQLYVDQAFSPAAKQKALDMLANIRESMAEHIQTNTWMSAATKQEALKKLSALRVKIGYPDKWKDYSALNISRESYLKNVLAARQWGYQQNVKKFGGPIDRNEWSMTPPTINAYYSPPMNEIVFPAGYLQPPFFDPEADDAVNYGAIGGVMGHEMTHGFDDSGRQYDSEGNLRDWWTPADAAEFTKRAAVVGTQYSAFSPLDSVYVNGKLTMGENLADFAGLTIVYAALQKQLDKQYGKGNRPLIDGFTPEQRFFLSWAQLRRQNIRPEALRQQILTDPHSPGQYRTIGPLMNMPEFYQAFGCTPGQKMVRPDAERAVIW; this is translated from the coding sequence ATGAAACACCTTTCTGCTCCCAACCGGGCCGGCGCGGCGGCCCTGCTGCTGGCGCTGGCCGGCTGCGCCACCACCCAGCCCGCCGCCACCAGCACTACTGCCACGCCTCCCGCCACTGCTGTGGCCTCTGTCAGCGGCGGCCGCAGCATCAACCCCCAGGACGTGGACCGCTCGGTGTCGGCGTGCGAGGACTTCTTCCGGTTTTCGGGGGGCAACTGGCTGAAGAATAACCCCATTCCGGCCTATGCCAGCAGCTGGGCCCCGCGCAACGAGCTCAACGACCGGACCCAGGCCACCCTGCGCCGCATCCTAGAAGATGCCGCCGCCGACCGCGCCGCCACCCCCGGCTCGAACCGCCAGAAAGTGGGCGACTACTACGCCGTCGGCATGGACTCGGTGGGCCTGGAAAAAGCTGGCCTGACCTACCTCAAGCCCGAGCTGGCCCGCATTGCGGCCGTGAAAGACCGGCCCGGCCTGCTCACCGAAGTTGCCCGCCAGCAGACGCTGGGCACCGGCGCGTTCTTCCGGGCCGGCGTCACGCCCGACCGCAAAAACAGCTCGGTATATGCCGTAAACATGAGCCAGGGCGGCCTCGGCATGCCCGACCGGGACTATTACCTCAAGGACGACGCCCGGTCCAAAACCGTGCGCGCCGCCTACGTCACCTACCTCACCAACATCTTCAAGCTGCTCGGTGATGCCGAGGCTACGGCCGCCGCCAAGGCCGCCACGGTAGTGCGCGTGGAAACCCGCCTGGCCCGCGCCAGCAAAGACCGGGTGTCGCTGCGTGACCCGTACGCCAGCTATAATAAGATGACGGTGGCTGAGGCCGATAAGCAGTTTGCTAACCTGCAGCCCTCGGCTTTGCTGAAGCGCAACGGCCTGGGTGCGGCCCAGGAGGTGATTGTGGGCCAGCCCGAGTTCTTCAAGGAAGTCAGCGCGGTGCTGAAAGAGGAGCCGCTGGCCGACCTGAAAACCTATCTGAGCTGGCAGCTGGTGTCGTCGGTGCCGGCGGCCTTGCCCCAGGCGTTTAGTGACGAGGCGTTCCGGTTTGCGCAGGTGCAGAGCGGGGCCAAGCAGCAGCCCACCCGCTGGAAACGCATGCTTTCGGCCACCGATGGCACTTTGGGCGAAGCCTTCGGGCAGCTGTATGTGGACCAGGCGTTTTCGCCCGCCGCCAAGCAGAAGGCGCTGGATATGCTGGCCAACATCCGCGAGTCGATGGCCGAGCACATCCAGACCAACACCTGGATGAGCGCCGCCACCAAGCAGGAAGCACTCAAGAAGCTCAGCGCTCTGCGCGTGAAAATCGGCTACCCCGACAAGTGGAAGGACTACTCGGCGCTGAACATTTCGCGCGAATCGTACCTGAAAAACGTGCTGGCGGCGCGCCAGTGGGGCTACCAGCAGAACGTGAAGAAGTTCGGCGGACCCATTGACCGCAATGAGTGGAGCATGACGCCGCCTACCATCAACGCCTACTACAGCCCGCCGATGAACGAAATTGTGTTCCCGGCCGGCTACCTGCAACCGCCGTTCTTCGACCCCGAAGCCGACGACGCGGTAAACTACGGCGCCATTGGCGGGGTGATGGGCCACGAAATGACCCACGGTTTCGACGACTCGGGCCGGCAGTACGACTCGGAAGGCAACCTGCGCGACTGGTGGACGCCCGCCGACGCGGCCGAATTCACGAAGCGCGCCGCCGTGGTGGGCACCCAGTACTCGGCCTTCTCGCCTTTGGATTCGGTGTACGTGAACGGCAAGCTCACGATGGGCGAAAACCTGGCTGACTTTGCCGGCCTCACCATCGTGTACGCCGCCCTCCAGAAGCAGCTCGACAAGCAGTACGGCAAAGGCAACCGCCCGCTCATCGACGGCTTCACGCCCGAGCAGCGCTTCTTCCTGAGCTGGGCCCAGCTGCGCCGCCAGAACATTCGCCCCGAAGCCCTGCGCCAGCAAATCCTCACCGACCCCCACTCGCCCGGCCAGTACCGCACCATCGGCCCCCTCATGAACATGCCCGAGTTCTACCAGGCCTTCGGCTGCACGCCCGGCCAGAAAATGGTCCGCCCGGATGCCGAGCGGGCGGTGATTTGGTAG
- a CDS encoding NADH:flavin oxidoreductase/NADH oxidase, which produces MSDLFSPFALRGITLRNRIVISPMCMYSAQDGFANDWHLVHLGSRAVGGASLIIQEATAVSPEGRITPGDLGIWKDEHVPFLRRITDFIKAQGSVAGIQLAHAGRKASHRNPWEGADAILPTEPHGWQTVAPSAEPFTPDEPTPHALSVAEIGQVVADFRAATLRSLEAGYEVIELHAAHGYLLHEFFSPLSNHRQDEYGGSFENRIRLLLEVVDATRAVLPEHLPLLVRVSATDWTEGGWTAEDTVQLAGILKDKGVDLLDCSTGGNVAKADIPVGPGYQVEFAEQVRRETGLPTGAVGLITDAQQAEAIIASGQADLVLLARESLRDAYFPLHAAHELGTDIAWPNQYVRAKPRL; this is translated from the coding sequence ATGTCTGATCTGTTTTCGCCGTTTGCGCTGCGTGGTATCACGCTCCGCAACCGGATAGTTATTTCGCCCATGTGCATGTACAGCGCCCAGGATGGCTTCGCCAACGACTGGCACCTAGTGCACCTGGGCAGCCGGGCCGTGGGTGGGGCCAGCCTCATCATTCAGGAAGCCACGGCCGTGTCGCCGGAAGGCCGTATTACGCCCGGCGACCTGGGCATCTGGAAAGATGAGCACGTGCCGTTTCTGCGCCGCATCACCGACTTTATCAAGGCCCAGGGCTCGGTGGCGGGCATTCAGCTGGCCCACGCCGGCCGCAAAGCCAGTCACCGCAACCCCTGGGAAGGCGCCGACGCTATCCTGCCCACCGAGCCCCACGGCTGGCAGACCGTAGCGCCCAGCGCCGAGCCCTTCACGCCCGACGAACCCACCCCCCACGCCCTGAGTGTGGCCGAAATCGGGCAGGTAGTGGCCGACTTCCGCGCGGCCACGCTGCGCTCTTTGGAGGCGGGCTACGAGGTGATTGAGCTGCATGCCGCCCACGGCTACTTGCTGCACGAGTTCTTCTCGCCTCTGAGCAACCACCGCCAGGACGAATACGGCGGCTCCTTCGAAAACCGTATCCGGCTGCTGCTGGAAGTAGTGGACGCCACCCGCGCCGTGCTGCCTGAGCACCTGCCGCTGCTGGTGCGCGTGTCGGCCACCGACTGGACCGAGGGCGGCTGGACGGCCGAGGATACCGTGCAGCTGGCCGGCATCCTGAAAGATAAAGGCGTGGATCTGCTGGACTGCTCCACCGGCGGCAACGTGGCCAAAGCTGATATTCCCGTGGGCCCCGGCTACCAGGTGGAATTTGCCGAGCAGGTGCGCCGCGAAACCGGCCTGCCTACCGGGGCCGTCGGCCTCATCACCGACGCGCAGCAGGCCGAAGCCATCATTGCCAGCGGCCAAGCCGACTTGGTGCTGCTGGCCCGGGAATCCTTGCGCGACGCCTATTTCCCGCTGCACGCGGCGCACGAGTTGGGCACTGATATTGCCTGGCCCAACCAGTACGTGCGGGCCAAGCCGCGGCTGTAG
- a CDS encoding pirin family protein, with translation MRTIKQQHRAVSAHIADLVTYRALPTEAVEHLDPFLFLNHHGPQTYPARNHGLPFGPHPHRGFETVTFILDGDIMHQDSGGHQSVIGPGGIQWMTAGSGLIHSEISSDEFKQTGGPLEILQLWVNLPAQHKMTAPHYVGLQEPQIPTVALDEGRVQVHAVSGNWAGTEGAVQPLTDMQLATINFQQGGQLALTIPAERTIFCYVIRGSLRINGQEAAARQLVEFNYDGDEFRAEALTDDAVLLLGHAVPFQEPILAHGPFVMNTEAEIRQAYQDYQAGKFGVWKG, from the coding sequence ATGCGCACCATCAAGCAGCAGCACCGCGCCGTCAGCGCCCACATTGCCGACCTGGTTACCTACCGGGCCCTGCCCACGGAGGCCGTCGAGCACCTCGACCCGTTCCTGTTTCTCAACCACCACGGCCCCCAGACCTACCCGGCCCGCAACCACGGCCTCCCCTTCGGCCCGCACCCCCACCGCGGCTTCGAGACGGTGACCTTCATTCTGGACGGCGACATCATGCATCAGGACAGCGGCGGGCACCAGAGCGTTATCGGGCCGGGCGGCATTCAGTGGATGACGGCCGGCAGCGGCCTGATTCACTCGGAAATATCGTCCGACGAGTTCAAGCAAACCGGCGGCCCGCTGGAGATTCTGCAGTTGTGGGTGAACCTGCCCGCCCAGCACAAAATGACCGCGCCGCACTACGTGGGCTTGCAGGAACCGCAAATTCCGACGGTGGCGCTGGACGAGGGCCGCGTGCAGGTGCACGCCGTTTCGGGCAATTGGGCCGGCACCGAGGGCGCCGTGCAGCCTCTCACGGATATGCAGCTGGCCACCATCAACTTCCAACAGGGCGGGCAGCTGGCCCTCACCATTCCGGCCGAGCGCACCATTTTCTGCTACGTTATCCGGGGCAGCCTGCGCATCAACGGGCAGGAAGCCGCGGCGCGGCAGCTGGTGGAGTTCAACTACGACGGCGACGAGTTCCGGGCCGAGGCCCTCACCGACGATGCCGTGCTGCTGCTCGGTCACGCCGTGCCCTTTCAGGAGCCCATTCTGGCCCACGGGCCCTTCGTGATGAACACCGAGGCCGAAATCCGCCAGGCCTACCAGGACTATCAGGCGGGCAAGTTCGGCGTCTGGAAGGGGTAG
- a CDS encoding Rrf2 family transcriptional regulator — protein MNTRFAVATHILAFLAHSSGQPVSSEVLAGSAGTHPVVVRRLMSTLRNAGLVRTQLGAGGGALLARSPESISLLDVYEAMQEPEPDLFAVNSTKPNTHCNLGRVMQHTLEDLLGSAEQAMRQALAAVSVAQLMQELATRLPPDCGCPGTT, from the coding sequence ATGAACACTCGCTTCGCCGTCGCAACGCATATCCTGGCTTTCCTGGCGCACAGCTCGGGGCAGCCGGTATCGTCGGAGGTGCTGGCGGGTAGCGCGGGCACCCATCCGGTGGTGGTGCGCCGCCTGATGAGCACGCTCCGCAACGCCGGCCTGGTCCGCACCCAGCTGGGTGCCGGCGGCGGCGCGCTGCTGGCCCGCTCCCCCGAGAGCATTTCATTGCTCGACGTGTACGAAGCCATGCAGGAGCCGGAGCCCGACCTATTTGCCGTGAACAGCACCAAGCCGAACACGCACTGCAACCTGGGCCGGGTGATGCAGCACACGCTCGAAGACCTGCTGGGCAGCGCCGAGCAAGCCATGCGGCAGGCCCTGGCGGCTGTGTCGGTGGCGCAGCTGATGCAGGAGCTGGCCACCCGGCTCCCGCCCGACTGCGGCTGCCCGGGCACTACTTGA
- a CDS encoding biotin/lipoyl-binding protein — translation MNKFVGMASVILLGALGVLALWLSRLPDAPTPDSSTLTAYLSTPQPAAQPTVPAGVAVPATVAGRVWEVYFTEGQHVRKGQLLLKVAQKLVSAEHHRLQQQLTRQQLRQTTLTGQQPAAPATELAAAAALVAATGQQLAALPSQLSFQFVTAPHDGVMVRRSVASGDYLSLGDAIGQLAPLPATPADDTTLLLSSAN, via the coding sequence ATGAACAAGTTTGTTGGAATGGCTTCCGTCATTCTGCTCGGCGCTCTTGGCGTGCTGGCCCTTTGGCTCAGCCGCCTGCCCGATGCCCCCACGCCCGATTCGTCTACCCTCACGGCCTACCTGAGCACGCCGCAACCGGCCGCCCAGCCCACCGTCCCGGCTGGGGTGGCCGTGCCCGCCACCGTAGCCGGGCGGGTCTGGGAAGTGTATTTCACCGAAGGCCAGCACGTGCGCAAAGGCCAGCTTTTGCTGAAGGTCGCGCAGAAGCTGGTGTCGGCTGAGCACCACCGCCTGCAGCAGCAGCTCACCCGCCAACAACTGCGGCAGACAACCCTGACGGGGCAGCAGCCGGCGGCGCCGGCCACCGAGCTGGCGGCTGCCGCGGCCCTCGTGGCCGCTACCGGGCAGCAGCTGGCCGCGCTGCCCTCGCAGCTTAGCTTCCAGTTCGTGACGGCCCCGCACGACGGCGTGATGGTGCGCCGTAGCGTGGCTTCCGGCGACTACCTCAGCCTGGGGGACGCTATTGGCCAGCTGGCGCCGCTGCCCGCCACGCCCGCCGACGACACCACCCTGCTGCTTTCCAGCGCCAACTAA